The following are encoded together in the candidate division KSB1 bacterium genome:
- a CDS encoding DUF5060 domain-containing protein: MRLKDLAGFLALVLIGANGVAQPQGMAVSFDDGSLVGWHWDAATFELSARDSALLINYHRTTQSWEWHNFHFVLPQPISVASAPKISLRVRSNLDTELTLKPTYSNQGSDWLPVNVPGDNQWQYYEFGLLNYGDGLLERIYFYLDGGTTTPRSGTVWFDDLLIGTEAILPQVIRLQVVSQSPSAVELAWQCNLGQRVAEYRVYRGEESGFPLTAEHLVGTTSELRYRDTAVSPNRTYFYRVVAVDSAGRQGPPSAEVGAHTYGAVLQPRVSIRSTNRQSVGLYEKFEAVANVENVVFTNPYDPEQIALWAEFLSPSGRQWRIPGFYDNYESRNEWKVRFAPNELGPWSFRLVLSNQGSTVTSEEGSFWAEASPHHGWIRPSPVNRHYFVHDDGTPFYGIAFYYPWGVSNGSSGLARFQQFGGNIFGYWNIMYGNEGRIIESLVSGIGRYDQAKCGRIDQILEWAESRNLMVMLAIWPHDLLSNTVWAHQWHNNPYNTVCDVRDFYSSEEAWRYQEKQYRYLIARWGYSRALAIWEIVNEINGTDGWESGRQQEATAWVARVHQFFKQNDPYQHPTTASMSGGWYWSDGYRYVDLPNVHLYETGWSAQFPNDPLRSSYYLYHRIAQQLYTDFDKPAIMGEAGYTDSYGRFNVPSPEYTALFHNALWASWAGGLAASPFWWAFNYGPIATDDLLKQLRAFGTVVRDFPYAYCPLRPADLQVESCDAFGMAADTAAFGWIRHGQGKRLGAHGFTLRGLRDTTYVVEWFDTWLGQRRAITYHRVRDGILRTTLPARVLDSPDVAFIIRIAQEGQVPARIHLSAFPEELLAVAGQVSQVTAVVVDSVGRLCTRADLPIHFQLTGPGRLSGALSQVPQWGAASVTYDPEGQAGVAQVIASGEGLVPDTVTIAVRDRVVIDDFEGYPAGLSLSNVWRAKSGTSALMSLAESGRPQGGLCLRIDYAIGNGKPPYAGVARDLVDVPSSPKAFRLWLRPDASGRTLSIVLLERSGIYWQYDVPLSGGEERVLEIPFSAFRPNRSTASIDWSQVGEIDLLVFRGSGSYGEGTVFLDDLELLYREASSGLAEKQSSRLPERVQILGNYPNPFNSRTSIAFELPRSARVRVEILDLAGRVVDVVWDGRLELGRHSLSWEPKAAPSGLYLISLDADGIRTVRKCLYLK, encoded by the coding sequence ATGCGCCTGAAGGACCTGGCGGGCTTTCTTGCTCTGGTTCTGATCGGGGCGAACGGGGTTGCCCAACCGCAGGGAATGGCTGTGAGCTTCGACGACGGCTCCCTGGTGGGCTGGCACTGGGATGCCGCCACCTTTGAGCTCAGCGCCAGAGACAGCGCGCTCCTGATCAACTACCACCGGACGACGCAGAGCTGGGAGTGGCACAATTTCCACTTTGTTCTACCTCAGCCCATCTCAGTGGCTTCGGCACCCAAGATTTCGCTTCGGGTGCGGTCGAACCTCGATACCGAGCTCACCCTGAAGCCCACGTACAGCAACCAGGGAAGCGATTGGCTTCCGGTAAACGTCCCTGGCGACAATCAGTGGCAATACTACGAGTTCGGGCTGCTGAACTACGGGGATGGCCTTCTGGAACGGATCTATTTCTACCTGGATGGGGGGACCACGACCCCGCGCAGTGGCACCGTGTGGTTCGACGATTTGCTGATCGGCACGGAGGCGATCCTGCCGCAGGTGATCCGCCTGCAGGTGGTCTCGCAGAGTCCCTCAGCGGTCGAGCTTGCCTGGCAGTGCAATCTGGGGCAACGGGTGGCCGAGTATCGAGTGTATCGGGGTGAGGAGAGCGGCTTTCCTCTGACCGCCGAGCACCTTGTAGGTACCACCTCGGAGCTGCGCTACAGAGATACCGCGGTCAGTCCGAATCGCACGTACTTCTACCGGGTGGTCGCGGTCGACAGCGCGGGTCGGCAGGGTCCCCCGTCGGCCGAGGTAGGCGCGCACACGTACGGGGCCGTGTTGCAACCGCGCGTGAGTATCCGGTCCACCAATCGCCAGTCGGTGGGCCTCTACGAGAAGTTCGAGGCCGTGGCGAACGTGGAGAACGTGGTATTCACGAATCCTTACGACCCGGAGCAAATCGCCTTGTGGGCGGAGTTTCTCTCGCCCTCGGGGAGGCAGTGGAGGATCCCCGGCTTCTACGACAACTACGAGAGCCGCAACGAGTGGAAAGTGCGGTTTGCCCCGAATGAGCTTGGGCCATGGAGCTTCCGACTGGTGCTGTCCAACCAGGGAAGTACGGTGACCAGTGAGGAAGGAAGCTTTTGGGCTGAGGCTTCGCCACATCACGGCTGGATTCGTCCCTCCCCGGTGAACCGCCACTACTTCGTTCACGACGATGGCACGCCCTTCTACGGGATTGCGTTCTATTACCCGTGGGGCGTGAGCAATGGCTCCTCCGGGCTCGCCCGGTTCCAGCAGTTCGGGGGGAATATCTTCGGCTACTGGAACATCATGTACGGCAACGAGGGGCGGATCATCGAATCCCTGGTCTCCGGGATTGGCCGTTACGATCAGGCTAAGTGCGGGCGCATCGATCAAATCCTCGAGTGGGCCGAGTCCCGCAACCTGATGGTGATGCTGGCGATCTGGCCACACGATCTGCTCTCGAATACGGTCTGGGCTCACCAGTGGCACAACAACCCCTACAACACGGTCTGCGACGTACGGGATTTCTACTCCAGTGAGGAAGCCTGGCGGTACCAGGAAAAGCAGTATCGGTATCTGATTGCCCGTTGGGGCTACAGCCGGGCTCTGGCTATCTGGGAGATCGTGAACGAGATCAACGGGACCGACGGCTGGGAAAGCGGGCGCCAGCAGGAAGCGACGGCCTGGGTCGCTCGGGTGCACCAGTTTTTCAAGCAGAACGATCCCTATCAGCACCCCACCACGGCTTCGATGAGCGGCGGTTGGTACTGGTCAGACGGCTATCGGTACGTCGATCTGCCGAACGTCCATCTGTACGAAACCGGCTGGTCGGCTCAGTTCCCCAACGATCCCCTGCGCTCAAGCTACTACCTTTACCACCGCATTGCGCAGCAGCTGTACACGGATTTCGACAAGCCGGCGATCATGGGCGAGGCGGGCTACACCGATAGCTACGGTCGCTTCAATGTTCCCAGCCCCGAGTACACGGCGCTCTTTCACAACGCGCTCTGGGCGAGCTGGGCTGGTGGGCTGGCGGCCAGTCCCTTCTGGTGGGCCTTCAACTATGGCCCCATCGCCACGGATGACCTTCTTAAGCAGCTCCGCGCCTTCGGCACAGTTGTCCGGGACTTCCCGTACGCTTATTGTCCCTTGCGCCCGGCTGACCTGCAGGTCGAGAGCTGCGACGCCTTCGGAATGGCGGCGGACACGGCGGCTTTCGGCTGGATCCGGCACGGGCAGGGGAAGCGGCTCGGTGCCCACGGCTTCACCTTGCGCGGTCTGAGGGATACCACGTACGTTGTCGAGTGGTTCGACACGTGGCTCGGACAGCGTCGGGCTATCACCTACCACCGTGTCCGTGACGGGATACTTCGGACAACACTGCCCGCACGGGTCCTGGACTCTCCGGACGTCGCCTTCATCATCCGGATTGCCCAGGAGGGGCAGGTGCCGGCGCGAATTCACCTCTCTGCTTTTCCCGAGGAGCTGCTGGCGGTGGCCGGTCAGGTCAGCCAGGTCACGGCGGTCGTTGTGGACTCGGTGGGTCGTCTTTGTACCCGAGCCGACCTACCCATTCATTTCCAGCTTACCGGGCCGGGAAGGCTCAGCGGCGCTCTGTCCCAGGTTCCGCAGTGGGGCGCCGCGAGCGTCACCTACGATCCGGAAGGACAAGCGGGTGTGGCGCAGGTGATCGCCTCGGGGGAAGGACTTGTACCGGATACCGTCACGATCGCCGTCCGCGACCGGGTGGTGATCGACGATTTCGAGGGGTATCCGGCGGGCCTCTCGCTGAGCAACGTCTGGCGGGCCAAAAGCGGCACCTCTGCCCTGATGTCCCTGGCGGAATCCGGTCGGCCCCAAGGCGGCCTGTGCTTGCGGATCGACTACGCCATCGGCAACGGCAAGCCCCCGTACGCCGGCGTTGCCCGCGACCTGGTAGACGTCCCCAGCTCCCCGAAAGCCTTTCGGCTCTGGCTGAGACCGGACGCGTCGGGGAGAACCTTGTCGATTGTGCTCCTGGAGAGAAGCGGGATCTACTGGCAGTACGATGTCCCCCTCTCGGGTGGAGAGGAACGCGTTCTGGAGATCCCTTTCTCGGCATTTCGACCGAATCGGTCAACGGCCTCGATTGATTGGTCGCAGGTAGGGGAGATCGACCTGCTGGTCTTTCGCGGAAGCGGGAGCTACGGCGAGGGGACGGTGTTCTTGGATGATCTGGAGCTTCTGTACCGCGAGGCGAGCTCTGGCCTGGCAGAGAAACAGAGCTCGCGGCTGCCGGAGAGAGTCCAGATCCTCGGCAATTACCCCAACCCCTTCAACAGCCGCACCTCCATCGCGTTTGAGCTGCCCCGATCTGCCCGTGTGCGCGTGGAGATTCTGGATCTGGCGGGGCGCGTGGTCGACGTGGTTTGGGACGGCCGGCTCGAACTCGGACGCCATTCGCTCAGCTGGGAGCCAAAGGCCGCGCCCAGTGGCCTGTACCTGATTTCGTTGGACGCAGACGGGATTCGCACGGTGCGGAAATGCCTGTACCTCAAGTAG
- a CDS encoding mannanase has protein sequence MIGNRNRALCFLLALTLAACGRTVHRGASHLRGFVRVEGTQFQLDGRRYCFLGTNVWYGVNLGADTVGGDRERLVRELDRLCELGIRNLRIMGASEGEQFNTVRPCIQPEPQRYRETMLRGLDFLLAEMGKRGMRAVIFLNNYWEWSGGMAQYVAWERGVPVPNPGLPQYRWDEFMNFSALFYRDSTADDWYRRYVRHVVLRTNSVTGIPYREDPTIMAWQLANEPRPGWGEPAKQNFEPFAEWIDRTAQYIKGLDPNHLVCTGNEGLVGCNGSEELYLRTHSFKAIDYLTFHLWVLNWSWFDPLRPQETYGPAVEKALDYIRTHIAYAERIGKPLVLEEFGMPRDGHSYDPSAPTTYRDRYYEVVFAAIYENAAAGGPLVGSNFWAWGGEGRPRDPKDPVWRLGDPYTGDPPQEPQGRNSVFDSDESTLSILRKWSGKMDQLAEVSSRRPARP, from the coding sequence ATGATCGGGAATCGGAATCGGGCCCTGTGTTTCCTCTTGGCTCTCACCTTAGCTGCCTGCGGACGCACTGTCCACCGCGGAGCCTCGCACCTCCGGGGTTTTGTGAGGGTTGAGGGGACCCAATTCCAGCTGGATGGCAGGCGATACTGCTTTCTCGGCACGAATGTCTGGTACGGGGTTAACCTGGGCGCCGATACGGTGGGCGGTGACCGGGAACGCCTGGTTCGGGAGCTGGACAGGCTTTGTGAGCTCGGAATCCGGAACCTCCGCATCATGGGCGCCTCGGAGGGGGAGCAGTTCAACACGGTTCGGCCCTGCATTCAGCCGGAGCCCCAGCGCTACCGGGAGACGATGCTCCGAGGCCTGGATTTCCTCCTGGCGGAGATGGGCAAGAGGGGAATGCGGGCCGTGATCTTTCTGAACAACTACTGGGAATGGTCCGGCGGAATGGCCCAATACGTGGCCTGGGAACGCGGGGTGCCTGTCCCCAACCCCGGTCTGCCCCAGTACCGCTGGGACGAGTTCATGAATTTCAGCGCCCTCTTCTACCGCGATTCTACGGCCGATGACTGGTACCGGCGCTACGTTCGGCACGTGGTGCTGCGCACCAACTCCGTGACCGGGATTCCCTACCGAGAAGATCCCACCATTATGGCCTGGCAGCTGGCCAACGAGCCGCGCCCGGGTTGGGGCGAACCGGCCAAGCAGAACTTCGAGCCTTTCGCCGAGTGGATCGATCGCACGGCTCAGTACATTAAGGGCCTCGATCCGAACCATCTGGTCTGCACCGGAAATGAGGGCCTGGTGGGTTGTAACGGGTCCGAGGAGCTTTACCTCCGCACCCACAGCTTCAAGGCCATCGACTACCTGACGTTTCACCTCTGGGTTCTGAACTGGTCGTGGTTCGATCCTCTGCGGCCGCAGGAGACCTACGGTCCGGCGGTGGAGAAAGCTTTGGACTACATCCGAACGCACATTGCCTATGCCGAACGGATCGGAAAGCCACTGGTGCTGGAGGAATTCGGCATGCCGCGCGATGGGCACAGCTACGATCCCTCGGCCCCGACCACGTACCGCGATCGCTACTACGAGGTCGTTTTCGCCGCCATCTACGAGAACGCTGCAGCTGGAGGCCCTCTAGTGGGCAGTAACTTCTGGGCGTGGGGAGGAGAGGGGCGACCCCGCGACCCCAAGGACCCCGTTTGGCGACTCGGTGATCCCTACACAGGCGATCCGCCGCAAGAGCCTCAGGGCCGGAACTCCGTGTTCGATTCGGACGAGAGCACCCTCAGCATCTTGCGGAAATGGTCCGGGAAAATGGACCAGCTGGCGGAGGTTTCTTCACGCCGGCCGGCGAGGCCCTGA